In Cyprinus carpio isolate SPL01 chromosome A5, ASM1834038v1, whole genome shotgun sequence, the sequence gaacagcgggcagtttaactgttcagaagaGACTCacgaacaactatcactaaacacaaacacacagctgtggatcattcagatAACAACACAGTGTTAAGAGTCAAgcgtatgtaaacttttgaacggggtcatatTTTCTCCTGTGGACTATGTGTAAACGTCTCTGTGATCCCTctcattttggtaaaataattcacattttgcagatactgcaaggtgtatgtaaacttttgaccacaactgtaaatatgtttttcaaaaaagtgGAATTTTCACCAAGTAACAGTCTCATCTTTTAATTTTGACCTTGCACGCGgtcttgtcattttaataaaacactgataaattAGTAAATTGACACAGAACGTATTGCACTATGGTCCATAGTTTCCTTTGCTTGTATCTGTCATCACTGTTGATGCATGTGTTAATGCAGCGAGGCTGATGGAGGACGGAATCATTGAGAATCAATTTGAATTTACAACGTTAATCATAAAACACGTTCACAGGCACATGTTTGCCCTCGCCACTGTTCAACAACGTGACACATCCTGACgccataaaactaacaaaaaccatgaagctttatgaaataaaaacttaataagaATAACAGCTGTGATAATATATGTCTGATTCACAAGTGTTCAGCGCTTTACAGAGTACAGAATAATACTGTACAGcagtatttcactgtatttttattattttgtaatttggttgatttctataatattttattatactgtgtttttgtatttttttattttatttattatttttaataatttttattattatttttattattatataatatatagttagtacagtatatactgtaaatctATAGTTAGGGTATACAAGTAATAATACAACTATATTTCAGAATAACATTACAAAAGGCAATCCAGACAATGTTTATCATGTATACTGTATTTCATAGAGAATCCAAATATGAAGTCTTCAACTAACAAGAAACACTCTCATGAGAACACTAGGAGAGCTAGGGAGCTGAAATATGTCATCAAAAACCATTTTGAATGTTATccatgatttattttgtttataacaaCCGAGGTCACGCCTaacaatgtgatttattttgGGACTGTATTCCAAAACAGCACAGCTTCGAATCTTTTGCTCAACTAAGGCACTTGAGGTTGtgttttattctaaatattcGACTGTGAGGTAGTTGTGATCATATTCATAAGAGCCACTTGTACCTTTTTTACATGAGAAGCAGCAACACCTGCTTCGGGGCAGAAACGGGATCTCCGGGGTTTGTGGGTATGTATTATTTAGTTCGTTCCATTCCATGCTAGAAACAATCAATGATCAGTTATGTAACAGTGCTCAGAGACCCAGCTATAATCAATGTCAAACCACAACGACATTTAACCTTCAGAAAGAGACCAGAGAGACGCAGAGCTGACCCCAGCTGAGCCCGAGTGAAAGCCACGCAGGGACTTTCCTCTCATTATACAACAGCAGACTCAGACGGGACATGACCGTGTGTCAACGCACTGCCTCCCTCCAAATCAGCACACCTTTGCTGAAAAccctgttgcacacaatctacaGCACGTCTCCGTCATCTGCTGCATTCATTTAGAAAGGAAACGGATATGGTAAAGTTATAATTGTTAAAATGCCTGTGGttactttactgatttttattaagcagatgtaaaaataacttttatgttgcatatttatatacatccatgactgattaaaaaaaaaacaaaaaaaaaaaacatgcaattcttttcttttgctttgcaTTTTGTCTAGTCTCAATAAACGgttgcatttgtttaaaaaaaaaactgtatcttttgtatattttgtaatttttcttttttttacaattacctcaggctttacagggttaatttacattctggaaaacaaaacaggaaattaGGAAGCGcttcaatttaatgaaaaaataaaaaaaaatggttacttCTCATTACATAAAGGACTGGACAAAGAAGACGATGTTAAATAaggctacatttatatataaaaagggaAGTCAGCGAGGTGGGTTTAACCGTGTCACGTCTACAGATCTTATTTCAGGCTGGTGACGGTGTTGAGAGCGGACCACACCACACACGCTCTGGAACAACACCTGAACACTGAAGATCAAGCGCTCGCGCTAGTGCTGAGGACAGTGACAACCACTGATATAAACACATCTAAACATCTACAGCGCAACTAACTGAGAAATCAAAAAGTCCAGAATCAGTCTCTTTTTAAACAGTATGTAATTAAGCCAGACAGAGCGtatgaatgtaaatgtagtaCGACTGACTTGTCTGTGATATACTTGAAACGTTTTTACAACAGCATGCACACTTTCAGCTCTGACAGGCTACTGCTTTAAAACACTGTTTCCTCAGACATTAGGACACTACAGTTGTGTAGTAAACACAAAAGATCTGCCGTGAGATTTGGGGTAAATGATTTTAACCAAACTGATAAATCAAATACGGAagacggaagaaaaaaaaaaaacacacacagaaagaccACCAGGTTTTTTCATCAGTGAAATCTCTGAGAATTATTGATGATTGTAGTGTTGTGAAAATCAAATTATATCAGAACAACCAAACTCTAGAAACAAGCTTCCAGTCAAGTAAGGTTTAGGTTTAAGGGCAGTAAACGTGATGGATAATAACCAAGCAGTAAGCTGAGAAGTATGACGTGTGCTGAAAACGTCCAGAGCGTGTGGCTCTTTATTCAACAAACAGTTCAAAACTTTCCGCTTCCTCAAACTCTGCATTCATCTCCGCAGCAAGAACGTCCAGCTCCGACTTCTGAAAGAGCAGGAGAAATCACAGCCGATCAGAACAACAGACAAGCGTTTATAAAGAGAGCCCTGCATTTCTGTGATTCTGTTGGGTGAAGTAGAAGTGACAGTGTGTGCTTCCATCAAGAGACTGACATCCAGGAAAACTCTCCACTGCTCTGCAGGCTCTTTACAGGATTCAGTGCTCTTCACACGCAGAAACAGAACTGCTGACTGAGAGCTTCTTTGAGGAAGCAAAAGAGGCTCTTTAGAGCATCACTGCGAAAAGTGTCCCTGATttggaaatgttcattttaaaatacctttacatttttttttttttaaatcagcattttaaaaatgatcatttgctaagcattttttcaccctcagatcatctgagatcaggatgagtttgtttcttcatcaggtttgtagaaatgtagcattgcatcagtgtctcagcaatggatgctctgcagtgaatgggtgccgtcagaatgagagtccaaacagctgataaaaacatcacaataatccacaagtaatccacagcactccagtccatcagtgaacatctggagaagacaaaagatgaaacacatccagcattaagacgcttttaacttGGAGTCCATAATCCATGATATTGATTTCTGCAGTGATAATATCATCTCATTGGAGAGAactctgcacagatcaaacactgtttaaacAGAttgtgatgtgagagacaacaggagatgcactttttcactggaggaagtgttattatggattttttgagttaaaagcatcttaatgctggatgtgtttcagcttttgtcttctccagatgttaactgatggactggagtgctgtggattacttgtagattattgtgatgtttttatcagctgtttggactctcattctgacggcacccattcactgcagagcatccattgctgagacactgatgcagtgctacatttctacaaacctgatgaagaaacaaactcatcttgatcTCTGATGAACTGAAGGTGTGTgtaaattttcagaaaatgttcaactattcctttaagagcatacacacttcacctttaaaccaTGTCCTTCCCGACTCGCTCTCACCGTTATCTGCTGCACGCGCCTCCTCCTGGCCGTCTTCTTCCCCAGACACACGCCGGGGATGTTGGGGTCGATCTCTGGAGGGTTGGACGCGCTGTCATCAGCAGCGGAGATGTTGAAGAGGGAGCCCAGAGGAGCCAGTCCAGATCTCTCCGCTGCACGCATCACCTCCGGCGTCCAGAGCCTCTCGAAACCAAACAGCGTCTCTCGGGTGTTGGGAGAAGTGGAAGGTGCAGGATGGGATCTGGGGCTTTCGAGGGACCGGTCCCCCGCACTCAGGCGACTGTAGGAGCGCCGCACTTTCTGGGGCCACACGGGGTCCTGCTCCGGCTCTTTGGGCAGAGCAGACGGAGACAGAGGCCGGATGGCCGAGAGGACTGCTGCTACAGCTGGAGACGACGTCACGACTTCAGACGATCCGTCCAGATTCTCCTTGTTACTGTCACACAGCGCCTACAGAACATCACACGTGTGAGGAACAgcccaaaacacaacacacagccaTGATACCAGGAAGAGCTTGTGAGAATGACCTGGGTTTTCCTGGGTGCAATTTTCCTGACAGTGATCGAGCGCTTCACAGCCGCCGGTGGAGCCttacgagagaaagagagacgtcATCACATGACACATCCATGATGAGGAACCACACCTGCTGCATGACTCTCAACTACAGCCAATACACTCACATCATGTGAGAAACCCTGAGGTGTCTGATAAATCTTGGTTTGACTGTACAAGCAAAAATTAACTACTCTTATACATGAATATGTGTTATTCATTTAACATACCGACAGCTTCTAAAATACacttatttcaattttatatgcttttattaATCCTCATTTAATCTCTGAATAATAACGGGATTTAGTTACTTCAGTAATCTGTCAGTATCTAATGCATGTTAGAGGATGTCAGTGCATCAGTATCACACACTCCAGCATCAGTCCAATGTTTTGGTCCTCGTTAGAGTCACACGTGTCCATGTAAACCACGAGAGCGGAACTCGCCTCAGCTGCGGGAGACTGCTCTCTCGCGCATAACCTGCCGGATCTCCTTCTCGAGGGACTCGCTCCATCTGAATCTACGAACAAACCGTTCAGAACGCGTTCAGAAACACTGGTTACCGGATCACATGTGAGATCAGCAGTAAAGACACTCACTTCTGCCTCCAGCGCGGCTCTTGCTCATCctgctaagctaagctaagctaacacGATCACAACAAACGACCTTCACGAGCTGCGCCTTTGTTTTACTAACACTGACTAATCCGTTAAATGTTCTGTTAATGTTATATGAAGTTACATAGAAACAAAGCTCTGTTTTCGGATGTAAACGAATCTGCTCTTCGTTCAAATTCGCCCGCGCGGGGTGGAGCTACACCAACTACTTCCGGTGTGTTAAACACGTGTGTTCCTCTGGGGCGCGTTTATGAACAGAGTACACCCCTCCGGTACTCGAGTGAAAGCTGGTCAATATTACTCCAGTACAAGCGAAAGATGTGTACTTCAGTGAGAGTACAGATGAAGGTCTACCTGTGTTTCAATAAAGAATAAAACTCATGAGAAATGGGTGGTGAATTCATTCTTCTTGAgtggattttgttttaaaaaagtgatttattgttaggacagtttcatttttaaacacaaagtCTGGCTCAGACAAGAGCCGAACAGTTCAGGATGATCTTTAGGGCCATacacaccttttttatttttgtttgtttgttttttaaagcagaaCATAAGCATGAACATACAACACAACAAAGAATATTTTTTgcacttaaaatatatttctttaagttTATTTCCATAAAATCTTTGATCTTTATACAAATAAACGTCTCACACACCACCTGGGAAACTTTACTAAAAACACCCATACCAGACCTCCACAACTTAATCACAATACAGtaataaactaacaaaaacagcACGATGCTGGCTACctgtggggttttttttggaCAAAAGTTGCAAATATTTAACTAACAGTCATTCTGAAAGATAATAAATGATTGAAACgtacttattttttgtttagaaatgATGAGATTTTCACAACTCTAGAATTATTTAGGCTGTATATTAATACTTCTCTGCTGAAGTGTGAAAGGCCTTCCACTAGAGGTCAGCACTGAAGTCCAAAACCTGAAACCAAAGACCTTCCAGCGTATAAATCCACCACCTTATGAAGAATGAACATTCACTACAAGGTGCTTTCAGAGTGAAGCTGGAGCCCTCTGAGTAAACTACAGACAGCAGTCTCTTGTGCACTGTGTGGTTCAGGATGAAGCGGCCGCTAGAAGGTCTGGTCATCGCTGCAGGACTCTGTCCAGTGGCCGAAGGTCTCACAGATGTCACAGTAGGGCCGCTGCTCGCCGGTGCTGccgtggtgtgtggtgtgtgcgggGGAGCCCAGCACCTGGTCCTGCGTGGGACAGTCCTCCGTGTCGTGCAGGTCGAAGCAGTCACAGATGTCACAGAAGAGACGGGGAGGGGGCTTCTTCTTCAGCGCCGGCTCGCCGAGACTGCTGTAGAAGACACGGGGGTGAGACTCTGTGTTACTAactaaacatatacagtataataacagctttttaaaaattaaacatacttCTGCACAACTAAATGTTAttctgtttttacacattttgcatatcgacataaaactagataaaaaagtttgtcaagacaaaatttaggttactagcatgtttctagcatgaatagcaagttactagcatgtcattagcatgtttctagccttaTTAACATGTTActactagcatgttactagcatattgctggcatgattagcaagtaactagcatgttggtagcatgattaacaagtgactagcatgttggtagcatgattagcaagtaactagcatgttggtagcatgatgaacaagtgactagcatgttggtagcatgatgaacaagtgactagcatgttgttatcatgattagcaagtaactagcatgttggtagcatgatgaacaagtgactagcatgttggtagcatgatgaacaagtgactagcatgtttctagcaagaatagcaagttattagcatgtctctaacattataacatgataagcatgttaccagcatgttgctagcatggcTAGCAGGTTACTAACATGTATCTAGCATGCTAaccaaatgactagcatgtttctaacatgattagcaagttactagcatgtcactagcaatttctagcatgattagcatgttactagcatgttgctcaCGTTGCTAGAATGgctagcaagttactagcatgtcgctagcaatttctagcatgattagcatgttactagcatgttgctcaCGTTGCTAGAATGgctagcaagttactagcatgtcgctagcatgtttctagcctctGCTaaccaagtgactagcatgtttctagcatgattagcaagtaactagcaagtcactagcatttttctagcatgttactagcatgttgctaacatgttgctatcatgactagcaagttactagcatgacgctagcatgattagcaagttactagaatgtcattagcatgtttctagcaaaattagcatgttactagcatgtcgctagcatgattagcaagttactagcatgtcgttagcatgtttctagcaaaattagcatgttactagcatgttgctagcatgattagtgagttactagcatgtttctagcaatTTCTAGGGGGTTTCTTCTTAAACGCCGGCTCGGCGTGACTAGGTGTAGAAGACAAGGGTGTGAGACTGTGTAacaaacttattaaaaaatattttaatagctttttttaattcaacatacTTGTGCACAACTAAATGTTAttctgtttttacacattttgcatataaacataaaataaaaagatggatTAAGCACGGATAACCCAAGCTGAAATAAATCCAGTACATAGGAATTAAGGGGGGAAAGGTACATTTAGAAATACTCTTCTGTATGTTTATGTACACAGAATGACCTTTTTATAGTTTGAGGAACTAAAAGCCATCACCAAGTCTGCCATATTTGTGCGTACCCAAAGTCAAATAATAAAAGCAGTAGCGCTACTAATTAAGTCACAATGTGTTGCGTTTGAAGACTGAATGAAAACAGTGAGCTCCACTGATCTTGGGATTGTGTGCTGAGATTAAAGACACCTGTTACGAGTGTCCGTCTCCGCTGAAGCGTTCCCATTGAGCGCTGCTTCTGCCATCGTCTCCAGTTTAGATCTGAAGTCTTCGTTCTTCCGCTGCAGATCCACAATCACCGAGTTCAGGAATTCAACCTGGGCCACAGAAAGAAGGTAATCAGCAGAAGTGTGTTAAATGGGCATGATCTTATAACCCCATAAACTCCTGTTGCTCTGAGATCATATATCTAAAGTCAACCGCCTATGTACTCAAAAAAATGAAGTTCATAGAAAGAAAGTAAGTCTGTATTATTAAACAGAAGCAGCTTTTACAGCAGGTGTCACACTGACTCTGTAACCGGCTGCTGCAGCGAGGTCATGGACAAAAATACACATAACAGAGAAAACTGTCCTTTGCACACCTGCCGCTCTGCATTCTCCTTCGCCTCCTTCCATGTTTTTAAAGCATCTGGTTGGAACACAAAACACACTTGTGTAGattaaacacatacatataataaacTTATGTTAGGTTTAGGTTAGTTCAGTTTCAAAACAAGGTTTGATCCCAAGTCTAGCAAAGATGCAATCTCAGAACTACAGTCTGGAAGGTTCTTTTAAACACGTATGATGAAACAGACTCGTGCTGTAAGGGTCACCTGAGGCGTCCTCTCCTGCGCCGCTGGTCTGAGCCTCAGCTAAACTCCTCTCCAGACCCTTCACTCGCTCCTGCAGCAGAGTGTTCTCACTCCTGTGCACTTTCAGCGTCTGTGTCGTATCACACAGACCTGCTATCTGCTTGCAAGAACCACAAACAACACTGAGCAGAACTGAAATGTGCACatacgcgcacgcacacacacacacacacgcgcacacacacacgcacacacacacactctctctctcacacacacacacacacacacacacacactctctctctctctctctctcacacacacacacacacacacacacacacactctctctctctctcacacacacacacacgcgcgcacacacacacgcgcgcgcgcgcgcacacacacacacactctctctctctctctctctctcacacacacacacacacacacacacactctctctctctctctctctctcacacacacacacacacacacacacactctctctctctctctctctctcacacacacacacacacacacacacactctctctctctctctctgtctctcacacacacacacacacactctctctctctctctctgtctcacacacacacacacacacactctctctctctctctctctctctctcacacacacacacacacacactctctgtctctctctctctctctctctcacacacacacacacacacacacactctctctctctctcacacacacacacacgcgcacacacacacacacacacacacacacacacacacacacactctctctctctcatccgaACAGATGTTACCTGGTTCCTCAGAGACTCTAATTCTTTGTCCTTCTCTGAGATTAAGGTACTCTGTGTTTGGAGAGACTGCTGGAGTGCTTCCTTCTCCTTTTCTGTTTCTTCTGTTAAAGTACTTTCCCTGCGCAGAAGACAGACTGTATGACGTGCTTTCTCCATTCATTCATGCAGAAATGCAGGGTCACAAACTCTGTATTAAAACAACAAAGACTTCTGCACATGGTACAGTCAAGATTGCATTAAATTTCCTGTAGTTGCTCACCTCATTTTTATCTTCTTCAGTTGACTATTGAGGCTGTCACACTCCTTTTTGAACTGCATTAACAGGAAacagaatttaatatttatgaaaaaaaaactacaaaatcctTATTTTGCATTGATATTTTCAGCTTTTAAAGGGGTAGTGAACTCCCTTTATTactttgtactgttctctgaggtccacctataatgttatcaagatttttacatcaaaaaacatcataatttagaagtaataagcaattttctgtatatattttcaatatatatatttgcacagcattgtcttttagtttcaatctttctgaaaatcctgtgttGAATTTTGCCTTGTTTGAAAATCAATCCGCTGTCAAATAAAGTGAACAAACAGGCACcgctgtagaatcagtgggcggagctaaacaggcaccACTTTATAATTGGTAGGCatagctaaacaggcagtgatgtggaattagtgggcggagctaaacaggcaccGCTTTATAATCGGTAGGCgta encodes:
- the LOC109069491 gene encoding sororin-like gives rise to the protein MSKSRAGGRNSDGASPSRRRSGRLCAREQSPAAEAPPAAVKRSITVRKIAPRKTQALCDSNKENLDGSSEVVTSSPAVAAVLSAIRPLSPSALPKEPEQDPVWPQKVRRSYSRLSAGDRSLESPRSHPAPSTSPNTRETLFGFERLWTPEVMRAAERSGLAPLGSLFNISAADDSASNPPEIDPNIPGVCLGKKTARRRRVQQITKSELDVLAAEMNAEFEEAESFELFVE